From Canis lupus baileyi chromosome 16, mCanLup2.hap1, whole genome shotgun sequence, a single genomic window includes:
- the RALGDS gene encoding ral guanine nucleotide dissociation stimulator isoform X2, whose product MVQRMWAEAAGPAGAAEPLFPGSRRSRSVWDAVRLEVGGPDSCPVVLHSFTQLDPDLPRLESCTQEIGEELVNGVIYSISLRKVQAHHSANKGQRWLGCENESALHLYETCKVRTVKAGTLEKLVEHLVPAFQGSDLSYVTIFLCTYRAFTTTQQVLDLLFKRYGRCDALTASSRYGCILPYSDEDGGPQDQLKNAISSILGTWLDQYSEDFCQPPDFPCLKQLVAYVQLNMPGSDLERRAHLLLAQLEHSELTEAEPEALSPAPMPVLKTAPELEPALAPPLVPAPELQSAPAPAPAPAPAPAPALELQSSPALAPELEPAPAPELEPAPALELEPALAPAPELEPALAPAPELEPALAPAPELEPALSQTLELEAAPAPEPPWPSPVAAENGLNEKPHVLTFPPDLVAEQFTLMDAELFKKVVPYHCLGSIWSQRDKKGKEHLAPTVRATVTQFNSVANCVITTCLGDRNVTARDRARVVEHWIEVARECRVLKNFSSLYAILSALQSNSVHRLKKTWEEVSRDSFRVFQKLSEIFSDENNYSLSRELLIKEGTSKFATLEMNPKRAQKRPKETGVIQGTVPYLGTFLTDLVMLDTAMKDYLYGRLINFEKRRKEFEVIAQIKLLQSACNNYSIAPEEHFGAWFRAMERLSETESYNLSCELEPPSESASNTLKAKKNTAIVKRWSDRQAPSTELSTSGSSHSKSCDQLRCGPYLSSGDLADALSVHSAGSSSSDVDEINMSFVPESPDGQEKKFWESTSQSSPETSGISSASSSTSSSSASTTPVSATRTHKRSVSGVCSYSSSLPLYNQQVGDCCIIRVSLDVDNGNMYKSILVTSQDKAPAVIRKAMDKHNLDEDEPDDYELVQVISDDRKLKIPDNANVFYAMNSTANYDFVLKKRTFTKGTKVRHGASSTLPRMKQKGLKIAKGIF is encoded by the exons AGCTGCACACAGGAGATCGGCGAGGAGCTGGTCAACGGGGTCATCTACTCCATCTCCCTGCGGAAAGTGCAGGCACACCACAGCGCCAACAAGGGCCAGCGCTGGCTGGGG TGTGAGAACGAGTCGGCCCTGCACCTGTATGAGACCTGCAAGGTGCGAACGGTGAAGGCAGGCACGCTGGAGAAGCTGGTGGAACACTTGGTACCTGCCTTCCAGGGCAGCGACCTCTCCTACGTCACTATCTTCCTGTGCACCTACCGAGCCTTCACCACCACCCAGCAGGTCCTGGACCTTCTGTTCAAAAG GTACGGTAGATGTGACGCCCTCACGGCCTCCTCTAGATACGGATGCATTCTCCCTTATTCTGATGAAGACGGTGGACCCCAGGACCAGTTAAAAAA TGCCATCTCCTCCAttctgggcacctggctggaCCAGTATTCGGAAGACTTTTGTCAGCCCCCAGACTTTCCCTGCCTTAAGCAGCTGGTGGCCTATGTGCAGCTCAACATGCCCGGCTCCGACCTGGAGCGCCGTGCCCACCTTCTTTTGGCCCAGTTGGAGCATTCAGAACTCACTGAAGCCGAGCCTGAGG CTCTGTCGCCAGCTCCAATGCCAGTTCTAAAAACAGCTCCAGAACTAGAGCCAGCTTTAGCACCACCTCTCGTGCCCGCTCCAGAGCTACAGTCAGCTCCAGCAccagctccagcaccagccccagccccagccccagctctagAGCTACAGTCATCTCCAGCACTAGCTCCAGAGCTAGAACCAGCACCAGCTCCAGAGCTAGAACCAGCTCCAGCTCTAGAGCTAGAACCAGCTCTAGCACCAGCTCCAGAGCTAGAACCAGCTCTAGCACCAGCTCCAGAGCTAGAGCCAGCTCTAGCACCAGCTCCAGAGCTAGAGCCAGCTCTGTCACAAACTCTAGAGCTAGAGGCAGCTCCCGCACCCGAGCCTCCCTGGCCTTCGCCTGTGGCTGCAGAAAATGGCCTGAATGAGAAGCCTCATGTCTTGACGTTCCCTCCCGACCTGGTGGCGGAGCAGTTTACACTGATGGATGCG GAGCTGTTCAAGAAGGTGGTACCCTACCACTGCCTGGGCTCCATCTGGTCCCAGCGGGACAAGAAGGGCAAGGAGCACCTGGCACCCACCGTCCGCGCCACTGTCACACAGTTCAACAGTGTGGCCAACTGTGTCATCACCACCTGCCTGGGGGACCGGAATGTGACAGCCCGGGACAGGGCCAGGGTAGTGGAGCACTGGATCGAGGTGGCCAGG GAGTGCCGGGTCCTCAAGAACTTCTCGTCACTCTATGCTATCCTGTCAGCCCTACAGAGCAACTCTGTCCACCGGCTGAAGAAGACATGGGAGGAAGTTTCCAG GGACAGTTTCCGAGTCTTCCAGAAGCTGTCAGAGATCTTCTCGGATGAGAACAACTAttctctgagcagagagctgcTCATCAAG GAGGGGACCTCCAAGTTTGCCACTCTGGAGATGAACCCCAAGAGAGCCCAGAAGCGACCAAAGGAGACG GGTGTCATCCAGGGcactgttccctacctgggcacgTTCCTCACAGACTTGGTGATGCTGGACACCGCGATGAAGGACTATCTGTAT GGAAGACTGATTAACTTcgagaagaggaggaag GAATTTGAGGTGATCGCCCAGATCAAGCTGCTCCAGTCGGCATGCAACAATTACAGCATCGCACCCGAGGAGCACTTTGGGGCCTGGTTCCGGGCCATGGAGCGGCTCAGCGAGACGGAGAG CTACAACCTGTCCTGTGAGCTGGAGCCCCCCTCCGAGTCGGCCAGCAACACCCTCAAAGCCAAGAAGAACACGGCCATTGTCAAGCGCTGGAGCGA CCGCCAggcccccagcacagagctcagcaCCAGTGGCAGCTCTCACTCCAAGTCCTGCGACCAGCTCAGGTGCGGCCCCTACCTCAGCAGCGGGGACCTTGCCGACGCACTCAGCGTCCACTCAGCCGGCTCCTCCAGCTCTGATGTGGATGAGATCAACATGAGCTTTGTCCCAGAGTCCCCCGACGGTCAGGAAAAAAAG TTCTGGGAGTCCACCTCCCAGTCATCCCCGGAGACCTCCGGCATCAGCTCAGCCTCCAGcagcacctcctcctcctcagcctccaccACGCCCGTGTCCGCCACACGCACCCACAAGCGCTCCGTCTCAGGGGTCTGCAGCTACAGCTCCTCACTGCCGCTCTACAACCAGCAGGTGGGCGACTGCTGCATCATCCGCGTCAGCCTGGACGTGGACAACGGCAACATGTACAAGAGCATCCTG GTAACCAGCCAAGATAAGGCTCCGGCCGTAATCCGGAAGGCCATGGACAAACACAACCTGGATGAGGACGAGCCAGATGACTACGAGCTAGTGCAAGTCATTTCAGATGATCGAA AGCTGAAGATCCCTGACAACGCCAACGTATTCTACGCCATGAACTCTACGGCCAACTATGACTTTGTCCTAAAGAAACGGACCTTCACAAAGGGGACAAAGGTCAGGCATGGCGCCAGCTCAACTCTCCCTCGCATGAAGCAGAAAGGACTCAAGATAGCCAAGGGCATCTTCTAA